The Gemmatimonadota bacterium genome has a window encoding:
- a CDS encoding phytanoyl-CoA dioxygenase family protein, with translation MLTEKQYLHFKSFGFVVLRQVFTPDEMDIINSEFDHGLESAYRHMPFDGTVRHWVTMMGRSTPFFAGLLEDDRLCSIAEQLYGKDALGIATDANRYVGNTGWHPDTHSIHQYGIKFAFYLQPVGAETGALRVIPGSHRNPFHGELRRFIPEFDRQKEVPCYVCDSEPGDVVGFDLRLWHASYGGSSDRRMCTCVYYNNPRTPEEIVTTRDQGANNSKATAKYNRPNDPPVDPFWLTNPDLSPKRRRWLDRLLELGFYQNMVTDDS, from the coding sequence ATGCTGACGGAAAAGCAGTACCTACACTTCAAGTCCTTTGGGTTTGTCGTCCTTCGCCAGGTCTTCACTCCCGATGAAATGGACATCATCAACAGCGAGTTCGACCACGGGCTGGAATCCGCCTATCGCCACATGCCCTTCGATGGCACCGTCCGTCACTGGGTCACGATGATGGGTAGATCCACACCATTCTTCGCGGGCTTGCTGGAGGATGACCGGCTGTGCAGTATCGCCGAACAACTCTACGGCAAGGATGCGCTGGGCATCGCCACCGACGCGAACCGTTACGTGGGCAACACGGGATGGCATCCGGATACCCACAGCATCCACCAGTACGGCATCAAGTTCGCCTTCTACCTGCAACCCGTAGGGGCAGAAACCGGAGCGCTGCGTGTCATTCCGGGGTCGCACCGCAACCCCTTCCACGGCGAGCTGAGACGGTTCATTCCCGAATTCGACCGCCAAAAGGAGGTGCCCTGTTACGTCTGCGACTCGGAACCGGGCGACGTGGTGGGATTCGACCTGAGATTATGGCACGCCAGCTACGGGGGCTCCAGCGACCGGCGCATGTGTACCTGCGTTTACTACAACAACCCGAGAACGCCGGAAGAGATCGTAACCACCAGGGATCAGGGGGCGAACAACAGCAAGGCCACCGCCAAGTACAACCGACCGAACGACCCCCCGGTCGACCCGTTCTGGCTTACGAATCCAGATCTCAGTCCGAAGCGGCGGCGATGGCTGGACCGCCTTCTCGAGCTGGGTTTTTACCAGAACATGGTCACTGACGATTCATGA
- a CDS encoding polyprenol monophosphomannose synthase translates to MKSLIIVPTYNELENIRRLLPELMALDQDVRVLVVDDNSPDGTGKLADKLAAENERITVLHRPEKLGLGSAYVAGFRYAVQQDVDCVFEMDADFSHDPAMIPEFIEEIASCDVVIGSRYISGINVVNWPMSRLLLSYFANIYTRVATGMTIRDTTSGFKCFRRKVLEHIDLDSVRSDGYAFQIEMNFRCWRKGYRIREIPIIFVDRRSGTSKLSHGVINEAVWIVWWLRLQRILRRL, encoded by the coding sequence ATGAAATCCCTGATCATCGTCCCCACCTACAACGAACTCGAGAACATACGGCGGCTTCTGCCCGAATTGATGGCGCTGGACCAGGATGTCCGCGTGCTCGTGGTGGACGACAACTCGCCGGACGGGACGGGTAAGCTCGCCGATAAACTGGCCGCGGAGAACGAACGGATCACTGTCCTGCATCGGCCCGAAAAGCTGGGGTTGGGCTCGGCCTACGTGGCGGGTTTCAGGTATGCCGTCCAGCAGGACGTGGACTGCGTATTCGAGATGGATGCGGACTTTTCCCACGATCCCGCCATGATCCCTGAGTTCATAGAAGAGATCGCGTCCTGCGATGTGGTGATCGGATCCCGGTACATCAGCGGCATCAACGTGGTGAACTGGCCCATGTCCCGGCTGTTGCTCAGCTATTTCGCCAACATCTACACCCGCGTGGCCACGGGCATGACGATCCGGGACACCACGTCGGGATTCAAGTGCTTCCGGCGCAAAGTACTCGAGCACATCGACCTGGACAGCGTCCGGTCCGACGGATACGCCTTCCAGATCGAGATGAATTTCCGGTGCTGGCGCAAGGGATACCGCATCCGTGAAATCCCCATTATCTTCGTAGACCGTCGTTCGGGTACGTCGAAACTCTCCCACGGCGTGATCAACGAAGCGGTTTGGATCGTCTGGTGGCTGCGCCTGCAACGCATACTGCGCCGCTTATAG
- a CDS encoding glycosyltransferase family 2 protein, with translation MNPPEPHVTIVILNWNRVADTLECLESLARMSYPSFSIVVVDNGSTDGSPEAIERWGREHLPLKQIRNEKNLGFVRGSNQGMRHALSTNTDYVFLLNNDSVVEPDALSLLVATAERTGERSGERTCDTGMVGPKIYQYGKDNVLDSAGTRTIPWLAQGFLIGHGEEDHGQYDNPGEMPYVTGTALLVKRAVLEEVGLMDEDYFCYFDDFDWGVKARKAGYRLLLEPRAVVHHKGSQTAGFGSPFYVHHMVRSRILFARKNVPLLLYLFAFLPYLFLYRYLRPAAILFFRRRWVHLDALHRGIREGFNSPVTSNTCRSPRRSD, from the coding sequence ATGAACCCTCCCGAGCCTCACGTAACGATCGTCATACTCAACTGGAACCGGGTAGCGGACACGCTGGAGTGTCTGGAATCGCTGGCGCGAATGAGCTACCCTTCCTTCTCGATCGTGGTCGTGGACAATGGTTCGACCGACGGCTCGCCCGAGGCCATCGAGCGGTGGGGACGTGAGCACCTGCCTTTGAAGCAGATCCGCAACGAGAAAAACCTGGGATTCGTCCGCGGCAGCAACCAGGGGATGCGCCATGCCCTTTCCACGAACACCGATTACGTATTCCTGCTGAACAACGATTCAGTCGTGGAGCCCGACGCGCTTTCGTTACTCGTCGCAACGGCGGAACGCACCGGCGAACGCTCCGGCGAGCGCACCTGCGATACCGGCATGGTGGGTCCGAAGATCTACCAGTACGGAAAGGACAACGTGCTCGACAGCGCCGGTACCCGCACGATCCCGTGGCTGGCACAGGGATTCCTGATCGGACATGGCGAAGAGGACCACGGCCAGTACGACAATCCCGGCGAAATGCCCTATGTTACGGGAACGGCGCTCCTCGTCAAGCGCGCCGTCCTGGAAGAGGTAGGACTGATGGACGAAGACTATTTCTGTTACTTCGATGACTTCGACTGGGGAGTGAAGGCGCGGAAAGCCGGTTATAGGCTGCTGTTGGAACCCAGAGCCGTTGTCCACCACAAGGGGTCGCAAACGGCCGGTTTCGGCAGTCCGTTTTATGTACATCACATGGTACGAAGCCGGATTCTCTTCGCGAGAAAAAACGTGCCGCTTCTACTGTATCTGTTCGCGTTCCTGCCTTACCTTTTTCTGTATCGTTATCTTCGGCCGGCGGCTATTTTGTTCTTCCGTCGCAGGTGGGTCCACCTGGATGCGCTCCATAGAGGGATTCGAGAGGGTTTCAACTCGCCGGTCACCTCAAACACCTGTCGATCGCCCCGGCGTTCCGACTGA
- a CDS encoding aldolase/citrate lyase family protein → MMNSRLKNLLDDGKPAFGIQLRFGSPAIAELAGLAGFDWILIDTEHAPQTPVTVQVQIQAAGCTPAAPIVRITRTDPDLIKLYLDMGAMGIVVPFVNTPEEAKLGADACRYPPRGTRGWGPHRAAGYGLFEKEYTAEIDDMVIYAPIIESAEAVARIDDIMAVEGVDGCIVGPVDLCISLGIPFRFDHPKYLDALRRVREAGRRAGKPVGHPLLGSMDDEENVLRQVEEGVRLLLVGGDEPVLRDGLRRAVAELAFLRR, encoded by the coding sequence ATGATGAACAGTCGACTCAAGAATCTGCTGGACGACGGGAAACCCGCCTTCGGCATACAGCTCCGGTTCGGTTCGCCCGCCATCGCGGAACTGGCCGGCCTGGCCGGCTTCGACTGGATCCTGATCGACACGGAGCACGCGCCTCAGACGCCGGTGACCGTGCAGGTCCAGATCCAGGCGGCAGGCTGCACACCGGCCGCGCCGATCGTCCGGATCACCCGCACCGATCCCGATCTGATCAAGCTGTACCTCGACATGGGCGCCATGGGCATCGTAGTCCCCTTCGTAAACACGCCGGAAGAGGCGAAGCTGGGGGCCGATGCCTGCCGCTATCCTCCGCGCGGCACCCGGGGATGGGGGCCTCACCGTGCAGCGGGCTATGGGCTGTTCGAAAAAGAGTACACCGCTGAAATCGACGACATGGTGATATACGCGCCGATCATCGAGTCCGCTGAAGCGGTCGCGCGCATCGACGATATCATGGCCGTGGAGGGCGTGGACGGCTGTATCGTGGGTCCGGTGGACCTGTGCATTTCCCTCGGCATCCCCTTCCGATTCGACCATCCAAAATACCTGGATGCGCTCCGTCGCGTTCGGGAAGCCGGCCGGCGAGCGGGAAAGCCCGTAGGCCATCCGCTGCTCGGTTCTATGGATGACGAGGAGAACGTCCTCAGGCAGGTGGAAGAAGGGGTGCGTCTGCTGCTCGTGGGAGGCGACGAGCCGGTATTGAGGGACGGGTTACGACGGGCGGTCGCAGAACTGGCATTTTTGCGGCGCTAA
- a CDS encoding YfhO family protein, whose protein sequence is MCLIIAALAVFVYRGYIIEGKVDIRPDFIGQAIPFDRFAQDFVEKFDETPLWYPHIFGGMPFQASGTYHHLQYSFEALINAVLPDVLISALHGRFFFHLLLGAVSMFLLARALSLSRPASFVAAAAIVFSTHMMATEHANRFICFMHVPLVFLAAYRVFDRGRLFDMLLLGAALGSQLSSFHPQIAFYTAMLIGMFAVYAVVNELRDKIPTGRTIRKSALFAGGVVLAIAVAAVLVLPMQEYAQHSARGLSVGGSDVNVPFATSWSFPPIEILTFIIPSFAGFGGPLYWGDMPFTDFPNYLGIVVVVLAVAGILLNRSRMTLFLVIAAVLALLVSFGRHLPPVSYVMLHFVPFFGKFRAPVMILVLSQFAVALLAGYGVHALVERIRAGRDMLGSFARKLCVVAGGVLLLVLALTVFESSFQSFMTGVYTEADRAHGARSAMVNNADYHAGVNAMRFYRLMGDLWIMVLLISAASALIYATRKTSPRLLAAGLSALVVVDLLLVASRVVNPEDDPAQIEAYYAARETEVVKALKEDPVPYRILPLSEFSSNEYGYFGISTIGGYHAAKLGVYQELMDQVGFNTFPVLNMLNTRYLVSAQPIQADGLTPVVESDAGFLYRNDAALPRAFLVDSVRVIAEKDAIFEALGDPGFRPGEYAILEQPVTERLGPLGNSSVEITLHTPHRIEMAVDADAPCLLVLSEIYYPAGWQATMDGQPAEIHQTNYVLRSLAVPEGRYEVTMTFQPSSFTAGHLVSRIASALVLAGLIAAGAMSIRKSLKNRTGTGPETDRKP, encoded by the coding sequence TTGTGCCTGATCATCGCGGCACTTGCCGTCTTCGTCTACCGCGGCTATATCATCGAGGGCAAGGTGGATATCCGGCCCGATTTCATCGGCCAGGCCATCCCTTTCGATCGTTTCGCGCAGGATTTCGTAGAAAAGTTTGACGAGACGCCGCTCTGGTACCCCCACATCTTCGGCGGTATGCCCTTCCAGGCCAGCGGCACGTATCACCATCTGCAGTACAGTTTCGAAGCCCTGATCAACGCCGTCCTGCCGGACGTGCTCATCAGTGCGCTGCACGGCCGATTCTTCTTCCACCTGCTCCTCGGTGCGGTGTCCATGTTTTTGCTTGCGCGAGCTCTATCGCTCTCCCGGCCCGCATCTTTCGTCGCGGCCGCGGCCATCGTGTTTTCCACCCACATGATGGCCACGGAACATGCCAATCGGTTCATCTGCTTCATGCACGTACCCCTGGTCTTTCTGGCCGCGTACCGCGTCTTTGACCGTGGACGGCTCTTCGACATGCTGTTGCTCGGCGCGGCCCTGGGCTCTCAGCTTAGTTCCTTCCATCCGCAGATCGCCTTCTACACGGCCATGTTGATCGGCATGTTCGCTGTTTACGCGGTCGTGAACGAATTGCGAGACAAAATCCCCACGGGCCGCACAATCAGGAAATCCGCGCTCTTTGCCGGCGGCGTCGTGCTGGCCATAGCCGTCGCGGCCGTGCTGGTCCTTCCCATGCAGGAATACGCGCAGCACTCCGCCCGGGGCCTTTCCGTGGGGGGCAGCGACGTGAACGTACCCTTCGCCACGAGCTGGTCGTTCCCACCGATAGAAATCCTGACCTTCATCATCCCTTCCTTTGCCGGTTTCGGTGGCCCTCTTTACTGGGGCGATATGCCCTTTACCGATTTCCCGAACTACCTCGGCATCGTCGTCGTCGTCCTGGCCGTGGCGGGCATCTTGCTGAACCGATCGCGCATGACCCTGTTCCTGGTCATCGCGGCGGTCCTGGCCCTCCTGGTATCCTTTGGACGGCACCTGCCGCCCGTATCCTACGTCATGCTCCACTTCGTACCCTTCTTCGGGAAATTCCGCGCGCCCGTCATGATCCTGGTCCTGTCGCAGTTCGCCGTAGCGCTCCTCGCCGGTTACGGCGTGCATGCCCTGGTCGAGCGCATACGGGCGGGCAGGGACATGCTTGGGAGTTTCGCGAGAAAGCTGTGCGTCGTTGCCGGCGGAGTTCTGCTGCTCGTCCTGGCACTGACCGTGTTCGAATCCTCCTTCCAGTCCTTTATGACGGGCGTCTACACAGAGGCCGACAGAGCGCACGGGGCACGCAGCGCCATGGTGAACAACGCCGATTACCATGCCGGGGTCAATGCAATGCGTTTCTATCGGCTCATGGGAGACCTGTGGATCATGGTACTGTTGATCAGCGCGGCGTCCGCATTGATCTATGCCACCCGCAAGACGAGTCCCAGGCTGTTGGCCGCGGGTTTGAGCGCCCTGGTCGTCGTCGATCTGCTGCTTGTAGCCTCGCGGGTCGTGAACCCGGAGGATGATCCCGCGCAGATCGAAGCGTACTATGCCGCACGCGAAACCGAAGTCGTGAAGGCACTGAAAGAAGATCCCGTCCCCTATCGCATCCTGCCGCTCTCCGAATTCTCTTCGAATGAGTACGGTTACTTCGGCATCTCCACCATCGGAGGTTATCACGCGGCGAAACTGGGGGTCTACCAGGAACTTATGGACCAGGTCGGGTTCAATACTTTTCCGGTGCTGAACATGCTGAACACCCGGTACCTGGTTTCCGCGCAACCTATTCAGGCCGATGGACTTACTCCCGTTGTAGAGTCCGATGCCGGATTCCTCTACCGGAACGATGCCGCCCTGCCGAGGGCCTTCCTGGTGGACAGCGTGCGCGTCATCGCCGAGAAGGACGCCATCTTCGAGGCTTTAGGAGATCCCGGATTCCGTCCCGGCGAATACGCGATCCTGGAACAACCCGTCACGGAGCGGCTCGGTCCGCTGGGAAATTCGTCCGTGGAGATCACACTTCACACACCGCATCGCATCGAGATGGCCGTGGACGCAGACGCGCCTTGTCTGCTGGTGCTCAGCGAGATCTATTATCCAGCCGGGTGGCAAGCCACGATGGACGGTCAACCTGCCGAGATACACCAGACCAACTACGTGCTTCGCTCCCTGGCCGTCCCGGAGGGGCGCTATGAAGTAACCATGACGTTCCAGCCGTCGAGCTTCACCGCGGGCCACCTGGTGAGCCGGATCGCCAGTGCGCTGGTGCTGGCCGGACTGATCGCCGCGGGTGCCATGAGCATCAGAAAAAGCCTGAAAAACCGGACCGGAACCGGACCGGAAACCGACCGGAAACCATGA
- a CDS encoding Ig-like domain-containing protein, translating to MKRFKLLFTRYVVILIVATLAACGKDSPTEPARVSSSIVLSSQSVIFTALGHTLQINATVLDQDNNVLTGATVAWSSSNPAIASVSSTGLVTVVSRGITRISATSGGVSAVANVQVAQVAVRVAIAPTSVTLALLGESVQLEAEAYDSGNAPIPGASVTWSSSNPAVATVSSTGLVTAVSNGTARITAESQSVTSSIEVVVEIPD from the coding sequence ATGAAACGCTTTAAATTGCTGTTTACACGCTATGTCGTCATTCTGATCGTGGCGACCCTGGCGGCATGCGGGAAGGACAGTCCCACGGAGCCGGCCCGGGTTTCTTCAAGCATCGTCCTCTCTTCGCAATCCGTGATTTTCACCGCGCTGGGACATACGTTGCAGATCAACGCAACGGTACTGGATCAGGACAACAACGTCCTAACAGGCGCGACCGTTGCCTGGTCAAGCAGTAATCCGGCCATCGCCTCGGTCAGCAGCACCGGTCTCGTGACGGTGGTGTCGCGCGGCATCACCCGGATCAGCGCCACATCAGGCGGCGTATCCGCCGTTGCGAATGTACAGGTCGCGCAGGTGGCGGTCAGAGTAGCCATCGCCCCGACTTCCGTCACGCTGGCTTTATTGGGTGAGAGCGTCCAGCTCGAGGCCGAGGCGTACGACAGCGGGAACGCGCCTATCCCCGGCGCGTCCGTTACCTGGTCGAGCAGTAATCCGGCCGTCGCCACGGTCAGCTCTACCGGACTCGTGACGGCTGTGTCGAACGGCACCGCGCGGATTACCGCCGAATCGCAATCCGTAACCTCGAGTATCGAAGTCGTCGTGGAGATACCTGACTAG
- a CDS encoding class I SAM-dependent methyltransferase, producing the protein MNELENPIGSGVELDLVSVPCAMCGSSETKPRPVFEGYDYEYRTCENRFLYVACSDCGHVYLSPRVRMRDIDRIYPRNYTVRVTETQYPAFAPIRWLKLNVLDRGWIRKVIANLRPGSRVLDIGAGFGGNLTYLAKLAPFPLQLFANDLKFEPEARSYLSDRGVTLIEGPVEEVQCEDRFDAIISQHAIEHVPDPGRMVRWISDHLAPGGVLYLETPDLNALSRYFFKNQWQALSTPRHFHVFSRKALAACVRDSDLEIAFHGAIVEASHWPGSLRIKLGMEPHAPRSTGLLYRIISYDNFFIKSVCCMIDLMTIGLGLSTVSQALIARKPSAAA; encoded by the coding sequence ATGAACGAACTGGAGAATCCGATTGGCAGTGGCGTCGAACTGGACCTGGTCTCGGTCCCCTGCGCGATGTGCGGAAGCTCGGAGACGAAGCCGCGTCCGGTCTTCGAAGGGTACGACTACGAGTACCGCACTTGCGAGAACCGGTTTCTGTACGTCGCGTGCTCGGACTGTGGGCATGTGTACCTGTCGCCGAGGGTCCGGATGCGGGACATTGATCGTATCTATCCGAGAAACTACACGGTTCGCGTTACGGAAACCCAGTATCCTGCGTTCGCTCCGATCAGGTGGCTGAAGCTCAACGTACTAGACCGCGGTTGGATCAGGAAAGTGATCGCGAATCTACGGCCCGGATCCAGGGTGCTGGACATCGGCGCGGGATTCGGTGGGAACCTGACCTACCTGGCGAAACTTGCGCCTTTTCCACTCCAACTCTTCGCCAATGACCTCAAGTTCGAACCCGAAGCCCGTTCATATCTTTCCGACCGCGGCGTGACGCTTATTGAAGGACCTGTCGAGGAAGTACAGTGCGAGGATCGGTTCGATGCCATCATCAGTCAGCATGCCATCGAACACGTGCCCGATCCCGGACGGATGGTCCGATGGATTTCGGATCATCTGGCGCCGGGTGGCGTCTTGTATCTTGAAACGCCCGATCTGAACGCGCTGTCACGATACTTCTTCAAGAACCAGTGGCAGGCCCTGAGTACTCCTCGGCACTTCCACGTGTTTTCCCGAAAGGCCCTCGCGGCCTGCGTCCGTGACAGCGACCTGGAGATCGCGTTCCACGGTGCCATCGTCGAAGCTAGTCATTGGCCGGGAAGCCTCCGCATCAAACTGGGCATGGAACCCCATGCGCCCCGGTCGACCGGATTGCTGTACCGCATCATCAGCTACGATAACTTTTTCATCAAGTCGGTATGCTGCATGATCGATCTGATGACTATAGGGCTGGGACTGTCCACGGTGAGCCAGGCACTGATCGCGAGGAAACCTTCGGCAGCGGCATGA